The genomic window ATTGCCTTAATATCTGATGCAGGAACTCCGGCTATTTCAGATCCGGGCTTCTTCCTGGTTCGCGAGGCCATTAAAAATGATATTGCGGTAGAATGTTTACCAGGTGCAACAGCTTTTGTACCGGCCCTGGTTAATTCGGGCCTACCTGCTGATGCATTCTGTTTTGAAGGTTTTTTGCCCGTTAAAAAAGGCAGACAAACAAAGTTCAAAAAATTGGCCGAAGAAGACCGCACCATTATACTTTATGAAAGCCCACACCGTTTATTAAAAACTTTAGAGGAGTTTGCACAGTATTTGGGCGCCGATAGGCAAGTTTCGGTAAGTAGAGAGCTCACCAAGATGTTCGAAGAAACTGTTCGTGGAACTTTAGTGGAAATAAAATCACATTTTGAAAACAATACTTTAAAGGGAGAATTTGTAATTTGCATAGCGGGGAAACCCAATATTAAAAGCAAAAACAAATATGAAGATGCTGACGAGTAGCATCAAAAACGTAACCAACACAACAATTTAAAAATATTATGATTAGCATAGATAGATTTCTGAGTGACGAACAAGACCCAAAAGCGGTTGAAAAAGTTATTGGAAAATTAAACGACCTTTTAACAGCAGGCGAAGAACTTTTATATTTAGCTGTACAGAAAAAACCAGCGGTAAACTTGTTACCAGATAGCATCGCGATTTCGAACAAGCGCATTTTTTATTGCGAGCCAGGTAATTTAGGTTTAACCATGAACTTTAAAGATATTTCGTGGAAAAGCATTAAAGAGGTTTCGTTTAAGGAAGAATTTTTTGGTTCTAAATTTATCTGTGTACCACAACATGGCGAAAACATCGTAACCGAATTTATTCCGAAAGTACAGGCGCGTAAATTGCATCAGGCTGCGAACCAGCAGTTGGATGAGTATAAGGAAATGCTCCGTCAGCAAAAACTGGAAGAAAACCGTGCAACCGCCTCTCCCATCAATTTAAATGCTCAGCCTCTTGCCGAAATCCCTGCTTACGAACCAACTCCTGAGCCAGTACAACCTGTTATTCAAATAGCTGAAGTTGTAGAAGAGCCAGAAGACGAAACCACATTAAAATTACGCAAGCTTAA from Flavobacterium sp. W4I14 includes these protein-coding regions:
- a CDS encoding hypothetical protein (product_source=Hypo-rule applied; cath_funfam=2.30.29.50; pfam=PF09851,PF14470; superfamily=81710); the encoded protein is MISIDRFLSDEQDPKAVEKVIGKLNDLLTAGEELLYLAVQKKPAVNLLPDSIAISNKRIFYCEPGNLGLTMNFKDISWKSIKEVSFKEEFFGSKFICVPQHGENIVTEFIPKVQARKLHQAANQQLDEYKEMLRQQKLEENRATASPINLNAQPLAEIPAYEPTPEPVQPVIQIAEVVEEPEDETTLKLRKLKTLYDKHLITQEEYEAKKANILDSL
- a CDS encoding 16S rRNA (cytidine1402-2'-O)-methyltransferase (product_source=KO:K07056; cath_funfam=3.30.950.10,3.40.1010.10; cog=COG0313; ko=KO:K07056; pfam=PF00590; superfamily=53790; tigrfam=TIGR00096) yields the protein MDGKLFLVPTPIGNLEDMTFRAIRILKECDLILAEDTRTSAPMLKHFGIDKRVFSHHQHNEHKATSEIIKFLNEGQKIALISDAGTPAISDPGFFLVREAIKNDIAVECLPGATAFVPALVNSGLPADAFCFEGFLPVKKGRQTKFKKLAEEDRTIILYESPHRLLKTLEEFAQYLGADRQVSVSRELTKMFEETVRGTLVEIKSHFENNTLKGEFVICIAGKPNIKSKNKYEDADE